The genomic stretch AAAAATGGTTGCTTCTGAAGAAACATTGCATCGAATTATTACAACATATAGTTCTGAAATTCAAAACAATAAAGGTCATTCAAAACAAGCTCAAGAACTTGAAAAAACAATTTTGATGTGGATTTCGACTTCGCCAGTACAATTTTGGAATGTTGTGACTAAAGTTCAAAAAACACATTCAGTTACTGTTCATATATTAACGTTGATTTCAACCTACGGAACACAGCGATTTTTGAAACAAGTACACCCTGAAACTTTCAAGATTGTAGAAAAAGTTCATCAATTTATGGACGAACTTATTTCTAAGAATCCTAGAAAAGCAACTGCATTACGTGCAATTAAACATGTTTTAGTAGACACAGCTTTTGAAGTTATATGGAAGCACGAAAAATTGAGTTCGGCAAAATTATTTTCAGAATTATTATACGTATTGAAGCAAAGTTCGGCGGTTTCAAAAGTTTCCACGAATGCAATTGAAGAAGCAATTCAGTTGTTATTAAAGTATCCAAAAACTAAAACATTGGCTTGGTCTTCGCAAGAATTTGAAGCGATTAAAAAACAGCATACAACGAATGTATCAAAAACAGTTTTAGAGGAAATTTTGGAGTTTGTAGCACAACCAAATCAAGAAGTTATTGTTGCAACATTTGTTTCAAAACTAGTGCGTGCAAAAAAGATAACTACCAACGAATTTAAAGCACAAGAAAATACCTTTATTTCGTATTTACTTTCCAATGGAATACAGATTCGGGAGCGTTTAGTTTCTAGGTTTTTACAACAAATTTCAGCTACAAAAACGACGTTTACGGCAACAGAGATTAAAACGCTATTACAGGATTGTTTCTGGCAATCATTAGTTACATATGATTTATATCGTGGCAATGAACGTAAGTTTATCGTGCTTTTTGAAGAGACGGTTTTTGAGACATTTCCAGTATTGAAAAAAGAGGAAAGAAAGCAGAAAATAGAATATAGAGAACAGAACATAGAAAAGAGAAATGAGAAGATAGAAGTGCGCGTTGCTTTAAAAAATGAAGTTCTAATGACACCTTATAAAATAGCTGTTTCCGTATTGTTTGAAGCATTAAAAGAAAACTTAAAAACAACGAATGCTAGCTTTGAAATTTCAAAAAATACGTATTCATACAAACAGTTATTTGTGGTTGGTTTGGAAACATCGCCAACAGAAATTAGAAACATTATTAAAGAAACGATTCAGACAGAAAAACAACTATTATTAGTACGAAACGCAATTACTTTTGAAGAATTTATTGTACTGATTGCAAGCGATTTATCAAGTTCGCAACAAGCTATTTTTAAAGCAATTCATGTAGTATTTGCACTTGCAAAACAACTTGGAAATTCGCAACTGATTGCTTCTTTAGAAACCATTTTTTGGAAACAAACAATTGCGTTGATTCAAACTAAAAATACAGCAAAAAAAGTACTGGAAATACTCGTAAAAACTACGTTTGAAAAGCTTTCCGAAATTGCAACTTTAGATCAAATTACCATTGTAAAACATATTCAAAATAGCGGATTGAAAGTTCCTGAAATTTTGAAAACCGTATTGCTAGAGAGACATCAAATTTTTGAATTGGTTTCAGAAGAAATACACGAAAACACACTTTCGGAAGCGATTAAAACTTGTATTGAACAACAGAAAATTGAGTTGTTGAGCGAATACCTCATCACGCAATTTGCAATTCCAGCGTGGTTTCAACATAAAGAAACGCGCAATTATCGCAGTATTGTGAACGAATTGATACTGCATCAACCAAGTATTATTTTGAAAACGATTCGGAGTCAACAAATTTCGGAAGTGCAATTGACAAAGTTTTCACAAACGATTCATTTTGCAACGTTGATAAAATCGTTGCTAAAGTTATATCCAACGCAACAAAAACAACTTACCGATATACAGAAATTGTATGAACATATTGCGCTGATTTCCATGAATGGAATTTCCACGAAAGTGTTACAAGAAATTTTAGTCAAAAAAGTACTCACCGCTTGGCGAAATTCCAATTGGTCATTAATTGCCAGCACAAACATTTGGAACGAGTTTTTATGGGAAACTTGCGGAAAAAAAGGCGTAAAAGAACGTGACTTTTTTAAAGCAATGAACACGATAAAAACAGCATTGCCAGCTTCGTTGCTAATACCTTATAAAAACGTATTACCAGTTGTAAAACCGACTTTACAAACGCAGAAAACAATTGAATATAAAAACACTAAAAAACCGTCTATGAATACAAAATCAATAGCATTACCTGACGAAGGTGTTCCAATTCCGAATGCTGGATTGGTATTACTAAATTCTTATTTTTTAATGCTTTTTGAACGTTTGGGAATTACTGCTGACAAGGTTTTTAAAACACCCGAAAATCAGTTAGATGCTGTGCATTATTTACAATATATCGTCACAGGATTGACACAAACGGACGAATCTTTGTTGACGTTAAATAAAGTTCTTTGTGGGCTTTCGCCAGATACGCCAGTGAGAGATTCCATAGAAATGACACAAGACCAAAAACAACTGATTGATGGATTGATTCAGGCAGCAATTGGCTATTGGAGTGCTATTGGAGATACATCTATCAATGGATTTCGAGGAAATTGGTTGGTACGAGACGGAATTTTGAGAGAAACCGATGAACGTTGGGAATTAACCGTAGAAAAAAGAGCCTATGATATTTTAATGTTGAAATCGCCATTTTCGTTTTCAATCATAAAACTACCATGGATGCGAAAACCATTACATGTGACTTGGGCATATTAACCATAAACTATAACACAATGAAATTATATAAATCAACATCAAAAATAGATAGCAGCTAGCGCTGAAGAATTAAATTATTACTATAAAAATAACCTATACCAAGGTTTAAAATTAATTAACAAACTAAAAAATTAAATTTATGAGTTCTTACAACGAAAATCTACATTCGAGTGTCGTGTCCTCATTGAACACACAAGAATTAGAATTACAAAGTGTAGAAGCAAAACTGGAAGCATCCATGTTTTCGCTCTACTACGCACAAGGTGCGCGAATTACAACGGCAGAAGAGTTAGAAATAACCACTGCAAAATATGCTTTTGAGAAAAATGTGCATGAACAAGCTATTATTGACAGTGATCTTTCCACTAATGTGTTGGAATCTGCTAATAATGCTAAAAGCTACACCTCAAGATCTGTAACTAATACAGCCGTTGCAGCAGCAAATGTTCAAATTGCGGCAAATGCAATTCTGAAACTAGCAAGTACTACGGGAAGCATTTTTAGCATTATCAATGCGGCAGATTTTGACACTGATATTTATACGCAAAGTAACAAAGCAAATGTGTTGATGAATGATACTGCATACGCAGCTGAACAAGCTTCACAACACAGTATGGAAGCTTCGGCTTCTGTTGCGGAAGTGACAACAACAACGTTGGCAGCCAAAGCTACGGTAACAGATACTTCTATAAAAGATTTACTGAGTGTTGTGACAAAACAGTTTGATGATACGACGACATTATTATCTACACAAAGTGCCGAACTAGCAACTGCGAATACTAAAGAAAAGCAAGCAGAAGGCGTTTTAGAAGATTATAGTGTTGCGTATGAGTCTACTGATATTGCCTTTGAATTAAGCAATTCAGAGTTAAACTTAGACCTTACGGTTACAACTCCTATAACTATTGGAAATCATGATAGTTATGTGGTTTCATTTAGTCCATATCTAAGTGCTTTTAGTGAGCAAAAGTCATCAACTGATACTGATCCAAAAGATACCAATCAGCCAGTTCAGGATTACTACATTATGCTTGTAGAAAATAGTAAAAGTGCTACGTTTAGTATGAATGATGCAGAAGGAATTATAACGGGAGCGTATGCAAATCGGTACGCACAAATAGTGGAGGCAGATAAAATTAAAAATTCCGCTGGTGTTATAACTGGACTTAAGAAAAAGATTTACATAGCTGGCACTAATTCTGCTACACATCCTGTTTTACAAGATTCTGAAGGAAAAGCTTTAGTATTAGGAAAAGAGTATGTAGTTGTTGTGTTTGCTACATTTAAAACAGCTTACAAAAAAATCATCAACACTTTTGACGATTATTTATCTGCGCCATCTAAAATGTTTATGCTTGAAAATCAGTTGAACGCTGTATTTTCAAATGCAATTCAACCGCCAACAGATGCACAAGTTATTAATTTTGGTGTGTTTGAAAATCCTGCATATTTAGTAGATTCTGAAGGAGAAGAAGCGTTAGATTATATACAGTATCGTTGTGTATTCTTACCAAATAATCCAAATTTAGTTCGAGGTTTATTAACCGATGAAGAATTAAAATACATTGACGCACAGGTAAGCGATAAAATGAAGCTTGACAACATGTATACTGAAAAGATTGCCACTATTCAAAGTCAACTTGATGCGTTAAAGAGTGACTCAAAAGAAGCAAAAACTGACACGAAAAGTGCAAAAGGTGCTGGTGCTAAGAAAGTTTCAAAAACTAGTGCTACTACTATTTCAACTACGGAAAGAACGAATTTATTAAGTCTTCAATTAAAGATTCTTACCAAGCAAAAATCAGACGCTTTAAAAGATCAAGAACATTTACAACCTGGATTCTTCTTTAACTTAACGACTGCAGAGCAAATTCCTGCAGGAAGTTATACACCTGCAGTTCCAGGAACAGATACACTACTAGCATATTTACTAAGAAGTATTACAAATATTGGTGACCTTCTAGACAAACTTGGAGAAGAAAAAGTAACGGAGTTAAATGCGAAAGTAGAAAGCACTATTCCTAAAAAAACATCTGCAGCAGATAAGGAACAGTTTATAAATGACATTATCACACTTATTGAAGGTGCTATAGAAAGCGTAATTGATGGTAAGGAGAAAACACTAGAAAAACTTCTAGTCGATTTTGCACAATTCATCATAGAGTTAATGCTACTAGCAGAAGGTTACAAATTTTATAGCAAGCAAGTAACCTTAGCAGCTGAAACTACGGATAATTTCGGAAATCGTTTAATTGGAAACAATGCGTACATTCCTACTGTAATTTCTATTTCGAAAAATGCTGATGAAACTGTAAATACGCAGTTTACCAATGCACTTTCAGATTTCCAACATACGGATGCGTTCACATATAAAGATCCGTTTGCAGATGCTACCAAAATAATAGCGTATCCAAAACAAACCACAGTATAATAATCTTAAAAACTATACATCATGAGTAGAGAAACCATATTAATAGCAGCAGATCCTGCACCTCAAAAGTACGGGATCACCGAAAAAAAGAAACAAGAAATTGATTTCTTAACGCAAGAAGTGCTAAACGCGCAAAATGAAGTACAACAATACCAGGCTATTGTAACTTCATTAACGGAGAAATCAACAAAGCTTGAAACGGAATTATCAACTGCAGAAGCGAACAAAACGCAAGCATTAAATAATAAAAATTCCGTAGATACCGTAGTAAACAATGCAAAAGATTTATACGCAAGTTCTGGGAAAACACTCAAGGAATCTTCTGGTGCTGAAACCGACATAAAAGGTGTTGCAACAGAAATAAATACGGTGATTAACAAACTTATTTATTCGGCGGAAGTCATCAATAAATTATCAAACCTAGTCATTCGTAAAAAAGCAATCAATCCGCTAATTTCTGACGAATTGATTACGATGGTTACGCAAGCAAGTTCGGATGCAAATAATGCCGTTGCATTAACGTTAATTGCCTTAGAATCGGTGTTTTCTTCACAAGCAACCACCATAGAATCTAAAGCAGCTATGGAGTTAGAAGAATCGCAATCAAAAAAACTGTATGAGTTTATTGTTGGTGCTGGAGGTAATGAAAAAACATCACTTGAAGGGTACTTATCTCAAGCATACGACATTACAAGCAACATGTACGAAGAATCATTAGCGGCTTCAAATGACACAGTTGGTCAGTTAGACGATGCGCAAGTATCATTGAGCAAAGCACAAGTGAAGCTAAGTTCATTACAAGCTGGACTCGCTGCAGCAAACGCAGCGGCGTTGGCGTCATAAATTTGAGTATATTACAAACACTAATTGCCTTAAAACAAAGTACTTATGGATGCCGTATTTAAAAAATTTTACAGAA from Kordia antarctica encodes the following:
- a CDS encoding contractile injection system tape measure protein; amino-acid sequence: MYNQEAHIVTRCQWNTGFDSKHLAHELQTAISTWSAYKMKRIITNVFDSICPKGQVLKINKLVIDLGSITYENMLSELPLRLEEALRNALYDLIMYPKSGDKTLEIVNQKMAQISVLRTFLLQGMMPWNYQETYGSAAQIMRSQLLNNRLDAIQMIQEIGLQENVRKRISWQFTDDTIKKIIAGLEPNNHQQIISFSEEFVKVQERETIVQTSTSDLKKNIWLWILNYLFTDRGTIFNKVAFVRNTVEQMANHFNLSYEAMLELIENAVERTCEYSHINKGFIAILRLLSEELHHTAFTKVKTKKQKENFWVKIADYFNESSKRSTPTQKNEFNELVINLSKLDATRFQKIVLNVEQKPATWKTILNDLIPASIENLFVALSPSQSKSVLTQISFLSKLNTETAVKIDKLDLYTFGIEFCIANQNASVSKDAFLAFIVQKLATKQQQTKLVILDRFVASNVTNTHKKTTFISLFKSLHTLYQQEVSSSKMVASEETLHRIITTYSSEIQNNKGHSKQAQELEKTILMWISTSPVQFWNVVTKVQKTHSVTVHILTLISTYGTQRFLKQVHPETFKIVEKVHQFMDELISKNPRKATALRAIKHVLVDTAFEVIWKHEKLSSAKLFSELLYVLKQSSAVSKVSTNAIEEAIQLLLKYPKTKTLAWSSQEFEAIKKQHTTNVSKTVLEEILEFVAQPNQEVIVATFVSKLVRAKKITTNEFKAQENTFISYLLSNGIQIRERLVSRFLQQISATKTTFTATEIKTLLQDCFWQSLVTYDLYRGNERKFIVLFEETVFETFPVLKKEERKQKIEYREQNIEKRNEKIEVRVALKNEVLMTPYKIAVSVLFEALKENLKTTNASFEISKNTYSYKQLFVVGLETSPTEIRNIIKETIQTEKQLLLVRNAITFEEFIVLIASDLSSSQQAIFKAIHVVFALAKQLGNSQLIASLETIFWKQTIALIQTKNTAKKVLEILVKTTFEKLSEIATLDQITIVKHIQNSGLKVPEILKTVLLERHQIFELVSEEIHENTLSEAIKTCIEQQKIELLSEYLITQFAIPAWFQHKETRNYRSIVNELILHQPSIILKTIRSQQISEVQLTKFSQTIHFATLIKSLLKLYPTQQKQLTDIQKLYEHIALISMNGISTKVLQEILVKKVLTAWRNSNWSLIASTNIWNEFLWETCGKKGVKERDFFKAMNTIKTALPASLLIPYKNVLPVVKPTLQTQKTIEYKNTKKPSMNTKSIALPDEGVPIPNAGLVLLNSYFLMLFERLGITADKVFKTPENQLDAVHYLQYIVTGLTQTDESLLTLNKVLCGLSPDTPVRDSIEMTQDQKQLIDGLIQAAIGYWSAIGDTSINGFRGNWLVRDGILRETDERWELTVEKRAYDILMLKSPFSFSIIKLPWMRKPLHVTWAY